The Streptococcus suis DNA window ATCCGTAATCTATCTTTAGGACAACGAGTTCGCTGTGAATTTGCAGCTATCTTTATTCACCAACCTGCCGTTGTCTTTTTGGACGAACCGACCATCGGCTTGGATGCCAGCGTAAAGGAGACTATTCGCTCCTTTATTCGCTACATGAATCAGCAATATCAAACCACCTTTTTGATTACTTCCCACGATATGAAGGACATTGAGAGTCTCTGTGAGCGGATTTTCATCATTGATAAAGGCAAAAAAGTTTACGATGGTTCTCTGACCATTCTAAAAGAACGGTTTTCCACTATCAAAACCATCCTTTTTTCCACAGAAAAACCAATTGAACAGGACTTACAATTGGAAGGCTTGGAATTTGTTTGTAAAGATGATTTTCACTTTGAAATTCACTACCAAAGTAAATTTTGGACCAGTGCTCAGGTGATTGAGCAAGTCTTCAATCACTTTACTGTGGAAGATGTTACCATGAAAGAATTGGAAATTGAAACCATGGTCCGCCAAATTTATGAGGAGGGTATTCATGCGTAAATATTTCTATATGACCCGCCTGACTATGATGACTGCCATGCAATACAAGGCTTTCTTTCTAGCAACCTTCGTTTCACTGGCAGTGAAGATCTTGGTGGCTCTCTATGTCTGGAAAACTATTTTCTTTACTCAATCTGAAGTCAACGGTTTTACCTTGCAGACTTTTACCACTTATATTATTTTCGCGAATTTACTAGCCAGTTTGAATTCTTTCTCACTGGGTGAAGATTTATCTTATAGTATTTTGAAAGGGAGCATTGCTGGAGAATTTCTCAGACCCTACTCCTTTATCCTAGCCCTCTTTTTCAAAGATTTAGGAAATAAACTGTTGGAACTCTTTAAATTTGGACTAGTATTTATCGGAATCTTGCTTGTTCATCAAGATTTCTATTTGCCTGATGGTAAAACATTACTCCTTTTTCTCGTCAGCTCCATCCTCGGCATGTTTATCGTCCAGCTACTTGATATGGCTTTTGGATTTTTGGCTTTTTTTACAGTCAACGCTTGGGGCGTTATGCTCTTGAGAACCGGTCTCTTCAATCTAGCCTCTGGAGCACTCTTGCCACTCAGCTTTTATCCAAAGGCCGTGGAAAACTTTTTAAAGCTATTGCCCTATAATTATGCTGTTAATGTCCCTATCTCCATTTTACTTGGGCAAGAAAGCGATCTAAGGGCTTTGGGCTTGCAAGTTCTTTGGATACCTTTTCTCGCTATTTTTATTGTAGGCCTTTGGTCTCAAGCCAAACGACGCATTGTCATTTTTGGAGGTTAACATGAAAAAATATATCAGCCTCTACTTGTATAATATCAAAGTCTTCATGATGGCTCAGATGTCATTTCGCGTGGACTTCTTTATCGGGCTCTTCTCCTCTTTGATTGAACAAATTGTCTATCTCATTTTCCTCAACATTCTCTTTGGAAACATTAAGGAAATTGCCGGTTTCAATTACGGCCAAATGCTTTTCATCTATGGAATTGCAACAGTCGGTCGATCTATTCACTTAATTTTCTTTGATAATCTTTGGGTATTTGGTAGTCGCTATATCCGACAGGGAGAATTTGAACGACTCATATTGATGCCTGTCAATCCACTCTTTCAACTCATTTGTGAACGAATTCAGCCACAAGGAATTGGAACGACGCTTATCGGTTCCATTGCCCTCTTTCAAGCTTCCAAAGAACTTGGCCTGGAATGGAGTCTTGGCAAACTAATCTTACTCATTTTTATTACAATTTGTATTGGCCTACTCTATGCAGCAATACAGCTTGGACCTACTGCTCTAGCTTTTTGGATTGTAGAGTCTTTTCCATTAACTATGGGTATTTTTGCCCTCAATCAGATGGCTCAATATCCTCTAAATATCTATCCAAAAATCATTCAAATTCTTCTGATATTTGTCTTTCCTTACGCCTTTACAGCTTATTTCCCAGCACTCTATTTTTTAGATTTATCTATGTGGGGACTGGCCTTGCCACTTGTCCTTATCGTCATATTTAGCATCAATTACAAAATCTTCCGCTACGGCATGACCAAATTCACCAGTGTAGGTGGTTAAAGACAGCGGAGCTGGATGTCAGTAGTGACTGGGAAGTGGCTAAGGCATGTTGGAAATAAAGTCAGTGACCGTTGCTTTTTGAGTGTTTTAGTTTGGTTTTAGTCCTAGGCGACAAGCCACAGACAGTACGGCCTTCACCTCAGTTCCTTATCAGACTAGGCGACGCTGATGCAGATAAGAGCCCTGTTACTATTTTGTTTCAAGGTAACAGGCTGAAGGGAGTGGGAAAGAACTCGACTAGTTAAAAAAGAGTTCGTCTTCCCACCCCGCACAGCTCAAACTGTCTGGGAGACAGTTTGAGGTTGGAGATAAAGCGAACTTTGTTCGCAACAGTCGTAATGGTCAGATTTGGAGTGTGAAACACGAACAAATCTGCCAATCAACCACTGCGCTGAGATGTTGACACGAACTCTGAAGAGTGGTGCTAAGCTTTTTGCCCAGCCTCTTCACTCATCAAATCAAGTCAACAACATCTGCTTTTGATTTTTGAAGAGTATAATCTAAATGACGATATCATTCCCTACTAAAACAGCTTG harbors:
- a CDS encoding ATP-binding cassette domain-containing protein, with the protein product MIQAEHLSKTYSVIDKEVGLKGSIKAFFKPKKKLIPAVQDISLQVEKGEIIGYIGSNGSGKSTTIKMLTGVLFPDQGQVRINGLNPQEQRKEVNKQIGVLFGQKSHLDWNLPVQESFILHAKIYDVPDQLFKERLTVLIDLLDLSDIMKQPIRNLSLGQRVRCEFAAIFIHQPAVVFLDEPTIGLDASVKETIRSFIRYMNQQYQTTFLITSHDMKDIESLCERIFIIDKGKKVYDGSLTILKERFSTIKTILFSTEKPIEQDLQLEGLEFVCKDDFHFEIHYQSKFWTSAQVIEQVFNHFTVEDVTMKELEIETMVRQIYEEGIHA